A DNA window from Anaerobaca lacustris contains the following coding sequences:
- a CDS encoding HepT-like ribonuclease domain-containing protein: MRSDRERLLDMLDAIEAVKKYASKGRACFDTEELVQTWIIHHLMLLGEAAAQLSDAFCDKHPAMPWSKITGMRNVLIHGYFAIDNEVVWSAVEDDLPQLESEIRAWLME; the protein is encoded by the coding sequence ATGAGAAGCGATCGGGAACGTCTGCTGGACATGCTCGACGCCATCGAGGCGGTCAAGAAGTACGCGTCGAAGGGCCGAGCCTGCTTCGACACGGAGGAACTGGTGCAGACGTGGATCATCCACCACCTGATGCTTCTGGGCGAGGCCGCAGCACAACTCTCGGATGCGTTTTGCGATAAACACCCTGCCATGCCATGGTCGAAGATCACGGGGATGCGAAACGTCCTCATTCATGGGTATTTCGCGATCGACAACGAAGTCGTCTGGTCCGCCGTCGAGGATGATCTGCCCCAACTCGAATCCGAGATCAGAGCCTGGCTGATGGAGTAG
- the hisC gene encoding histidinol-phosphate transaminase produces the protein MGYFRDNVERVAGYTPGFQPRATDVVKLNTNENPYPPSPAVMKALAGIRPEQLRRYPDPVGTAFRQAAARIHGVTPENIMCCNGGDDLLSIAIRAFCDAGRPLAYPVPTYTLYPVLAALEDCPTIEVPFDEQFNLPPALVKSGAALTIVCNPNAPSGTCVPIEELASLADELTGVLLIDEAYVDFADRDCIELVREFDNVILLRSLSKGYSLAGLRFGYAIADAALIAGLMKVKDSYNVDAVAIALATAAIEDQPYFKANVEKVRADRAVLTERLIALGFGVLDSATNFVLATVGAKHLSPLPAERIQEKLAKRNIYVRYFDVPGLDDKLRISVGTKQQNDRLLAALKEIVG, from the coding sequence ATGGGTTACTTTCGAGACAACGTGGAACGGGTGGCGGGGTATACGCCGGGGTTTCAGCCCAGGGCGACGGACGTGGTCAAGCTGAACACCAACGAGAACCCCTATCCGCCGTCGCCTGCGGTGATGAAGGCGCTGGCGGGGATCAGGCCGGAGCAGCTTCGGCGCTATCCCGATCCGGTCGGCACCGCCTTCCGCCAGGCGGCCGCACGCATCCACGGGGTGACACCCGAGAACATCATGTGCTGCAACGGCGGCGACGACCTGCTCAGTATTGCCATCCGGGCTTTCTGCGACGCCGGCAGGCCGCTCGCGTATCCAGTGCCTACGTACACGCTCTATCCGGTCCTGGCCGCCCTGGAGGACTGCCCGACGATCGAGGTCCCGTTCGACGAGCAGTTCAATCTTCCGCCGGCCCTGGTCAAGAGCGGCGCGGCGCTGACGATCGTGTGCAACCCCAACGCGCCGAGCGGGACCTGCGTGCCCATCGAAGAACTGGCGTCGCTGGCCGACGAACTGACGGGCGTCCTGCTGATCGACGAGGCGTATGTGGACTTCGCCGACCGCGACTGCATCGAACTGGTGCGGGAGTTCGACAACGTGATCCTGCTGCGGTCGTTGAGCAAGGGCTATTCGCTGGCGGGCCTGCGTTTCGGGTACGCCATCGCCGACGCCGCGTTGATCGCCGGCCTGATGAAAGTCAAGGACTCGTACAACGTCGATGCCGTCGCCATCGCACTGGCCACGGCGGCGATCGAGGACCAGCCTTACTTCAAGGCAAACGTTGAGAAAGTCCGCGCGGACCGGGCCGTTCTGACCGAGCGACTGATTGCGCTGGGCTTTGGCGTCCTGGACAGCGCGACGAATTTCGTTCTGGCGACCGTAGGGGCGAAACATCTTTCGCCCTTACCAGCGGAACGGATTCAGGAGAAACTGGCGAAGCGGAACATCTACGTTCGCTATTTCGATGTCCCGGGACTGGACGACAAACTGCGCATCTCGGTCGGCACGAAGCAGCAGAACGACAGACTGCTGGCCGCCCTCAAGGAGATCGTGGGATAA
- a CDS encoding cation-translocating P-type ATPase, which translates to MSSEIPWHALEADESLKRTDSTEDGLAADQAGRRLEEQGPNTLEAEEGAGPLKLLVRQVHNPLIYLLVGAAVLSLAVGKYIDAGVIAGVIVLNSLLGFFQEWRAEGALAALRQMGALHARVLRGGEPTEIEAAQVVVGDVLLLETGDRVAADARLLSADELQVDESALTGESQPVGKQPPRVDEEIPVADRKNMVWMSTNVTGGRGQAVVVHVGMQTQMGQIAGEVRTTVREKTPLQKRMHKLGLVLGGAGIALAAVVLALELVRGYRVVEAVMFAVAIAVSAIPEGLPAVISVTLALGVRRMADRHAIIRHMPAVETLGSTTVICSDKTGTITRNQMTVCKLWADGKTFKLTGEGYRPEGALRTADGQPVEQLPETLETLLRIGVLNNNARLHQDGGQWRAEGNPSEAALLTAAHKTGLDRKTLQGESERLHEVPFSSDRKYMATLHPQKGGDGRVALVKGAPDRLLEFCSHVRIDGQVVELDAERKGAIESAIGDFATDALRVMAGAFREFSADKDRIAPEDVEEGLTLAGLWAMIDPPREESIQAVSDARDAGIHPVMITGDHAATALAIARKVGIAGDGEVLTGADIDAMDKPALAEAALRSGVFARVSPAHKLKIMESLREQGHVVAMTGDGVNDAPALKGADIGVAMGRAGTEVAKEAADMILTDDNFATIVHAIEEGRVIFSNLRRVVYFLVATNIGEILTMIAALLIGMDLPLTAVMILWVNLVTDGACTIPLGVEPKHWDVLKQPPRNPRESILNRVLIRRMALLTPLMAAGTLLMFWIAKPAADLAHARTVAFTTLVAFQWFQAFNARSHYQSVFSIGVAGNRWLLAGVGLAVLLQVLVVHTSLGQTLFGVTALSAMDWFWIVLTSSSIWVADELLKRLGVHGQVPQRKGSFSL; encoded by the coding sequence ATGTCGTCAGAAATCCCGTGGCACGCACTCGAAGCGGATGAGTCTCTCAAGCGTACGGACAGCACCGAGGACGGTCTGGCGGCCGACCAGGCCGGCCGGCGTCTCGAAGAACAGGGTCCCAATACGCTCGAGGCCGAAGAGGGTGCTGGTCCGCTGAAGCTGTTGGTTCGCCAGGTGCATAATCCGCTGATCTATCTGCTGGTCGGTGCGGCGGTGTTGTCCTTGGCGGTCGGCAAGTACATCGATGCCGGCGTGATTGCCGGCGTGATCGTGTTGAACAGTCTGCTCGGCTTCTTTCAAGAGTGGCGCGCCGAGGGGGCCCTGGCGGCCCTGCGTCAGATGGGCGCTCTGCACGCCCGGGTGCTTCGCGGCGGAGAGCCGACGGAGATCGAAGCGGCGCAGGTTGTCGTCGGCGATGTCCTGCTGCTCGAAACGGGTGACCGGGTCGCCGCCGACGCCCGGCTGCTCAGTGCCGATGAGCTCCAGGTCGACGAGTCGGCATTGACGGGCGAATCGCAACCGGTCGGCAAGCAACCCCCAAGGGTGGACGAAGAGATCCCTGTCGCCGATCGCAAGAATATGGTCTGGATGTCCACCAACGTCACCGGCGGGCGCGGACAAGCGGTGGTGGTGCACGTTGGCATGCAGACACAGATGGGGCAGATCGCCGGTGAGGTTCGCACCACCGTGCGCGAGAAGACGCCGCTCCAGAAACGAATGCACAAACTCGGCCTCGTGCTGGGCGGAGCGGGGATCGCCCTGGCGGCCGTTGTCCTGGCGCTGGAGCTGGTGCGCGGTTATCGTGTCGTCGAGGCGGTCATGTTCGCGGTCGCCATCGCCGTCTCGGCCATCCCCGAAGGGCTGCCGGCCGTGATCAGCGTCACGCTGGCCCTGGGCGTGCGGCGTATGGCCGACCGCCACGCCATCATCCGGCACATGCCCGCCGTCGAGACCCTGGGCTCGACCACCGTGATCTGCTCGGACAAGACCGGCACCATCACCCGAAACCAGATGACCGTGTGCAAGCTGTGGGCCGACGGCAAGACGTTCAAGCTCACCGGCGAAGGCTACCGACCCGAAGGCGCCCTGCGCACCGCCGACGGCCAACCCGTCGAGCAACTGCCCGAGACGCTCGAAACCCTTCTGCGGATCGGCGTCCTGAACAACAACGCCCGGCTGCACCAGGACGGCGGCCAATGGCGGGCCGAGGGCAATCCGAGCGAGGCGGCGCTCCTGACCGCCGCCCACAAAACAGGGCTCGACCGCAAGACCCTGCAAGGCGAGAGCGAACGTCTGCACGAAGTGCCCTTTTCGAGCGACCGAAAGTACATGGCCACGCTGCACCCGCAGAAGGGCGGCGACGGACGGGTGGCCCTGGTCAAAGGCGCGCCGGACCGGCTGCTGGAGTTCTGCTCGCACGTGCGGATCGACGGCCAGGTGGTGGAGCTGGACGCCGAGCGGAAGGGGGCCATCGAGAGCGCCATCGGCGACTTCGCCACCGACGCCCTGCGCGTGATGGCCGGGGCGTTTCGCGAGTTTTCCGCCGACAAGGACCGGATCGCCCCCGAGGACGTGGAAGAGGGCCTGACGCTGGCCGGACTGTGGGCGATGATCGACCCGCCGCGCGAAGAGAGCATCCAGGCCGTTAGTGACGCCAGGGACGCGGGCATTCACCCGGTGATGATCACCGGCGACCACGCCGCGACGGCCCTGGCCATCGCCCGCAAGGTCGGCATCGCCGGCGACGGCGAGGTGCTCACCGGGGCCGATATCGACGCCATGGACAAGCCCGCCCTGGCCGAGGCCGCCCTGCGCTCGGGCGTCTTCGCGCGCGTCTCGCCGGCGCACAAGCTCAAGATCATGGAATCGCTCCGCGAGCAGGGCCACGTCGTCGCGATGACCGGCGACGGCGTCAACGACGCTCCGGCGCTGAAGGGCGCCGACATCGGCGTGGCGATGGGGCGCGCCGGCACCGAGGTCGCCAAGGAAGCCGCCGACATGATCCTGACCGACGACAATTTCGCCACCATCGTGCACGCAATCGAGGAGGGCCGGGTCATCTTCAGCAACCTGCGCCGCGTCGTGTACTTTCTCGTGGCGACGAATATCGGCGAGATCCTGACGATGATCGCCGCGCTGCTCATCGGGATGGACCTGCCCCTGACCGCCGTGATGATCCTGTGGGTCAATCTCGTCACCGACGGCGCGTGCACCATCCCGCTCGGCGTCGAGCCGAAACACTGGGACGTGCTCAAGCAGCCGCCGCGCAACCCGCGCGAATCGATCCTCAATCGCGTCCTGATCCGGCGTATGGCCTTGCTGACGCCGCTGATGGCGGCCGGGACGCTGCTGATGTTCTGGATCGCGAAGCCCGCCGCTGATCTGGCGCATGCACGCACGGTTGCCTTCACCACGCTGGTGGCCTTCCAGTGGTTCCAGGCGTTCAACGCGAGAAGCCATTACCAGTCGGTCTTCTCGATCGGCGTCGCCGGCAACCGGTGGCTCCTCGCTGGCGTTGGGTTGGCCGTCCTGCTGCAAGTGCTCGTCGTCCACACGAGTCTCGGCCAGACGCTCTTCGGCGTCACCGCGCTGTCGGCGATGGATTGGTTCTGGATCGTCCTGACCTCCAGCTCCATCTGGGTCGCCGACGAACTGCTCAAACGCCTGGGCGTCCACGGCCAAGTGCCTCAACGCAAGGGATCGTTTTCTCTTTGA
- a CDS encoding four helix bundle protein, with amino-acid sequence MGEAGYEKLLAWQKADELAYQIYMATNAFPKEELYGMTSQIRRAALSVPTNIAEGYARQGKKEFRQFVNIALGSLAEAKYLLGFSLRLKYLKPEAHKSLYGTAEEVGRLLWKFYRSLSSDRK; translated from the coding sequence ATGGGAGAGGCAGGATACGAGAAGCTGCTGGCGTGGCAGAAGGCGGACGAATTGGCCTATCAGATCTACATGGCAACGAACGCGTTCCCCAAAGAAGAACTGTACGGGATGACGTCGCAGATCCGCAGAGCGGCACTGTCTGTGCCGACAAATATCGCCGAAGGCTACGCCCGCCAAGGCAAGAAGGAGTTCCGCCAGTTCGTCAATATCGCCCTGGGTTCGCTGGCGGAAGCGAAATACCTGCTGGGATTCTCGCTGAGGCTAAAGTACCTGAAACCCGAGGCCCACAAGAGCCTGTATGGCACAGCAGAAGAAGTGGGGCGACTTCTGTGGAAATTCTATAGATCGCTGAGCAGCGACAGGAAATAA
- the ispF gene encoding 2-C-methyl-D-erythritol 2,4-cyclodiphosphate synthase yields the protein MIGELTPAEYRIGIGTDIHRLVPDRRLMLGGVYIPYPAGLLGHSDGDVALHAVTDALLGAAGLGDIGTLFPDTDAQWKNADSKEFIYAVRELLEKKGWEVVNVDLTIHTEAPKLGPLKGQIRRCIAGLLGIDFSATNVKAKTNEGLGEIGAGDAMAATAIALLRKKPRRTL from the coding sequence GTGATCGGGGAACTGACACCGGCGGAGTATCGAATCGGGATCGGCACGGACATCCACCGGCTCGTGCCGGACCGGCGGCTGATGCTCGGGGGCGTTTACATCCCCTATCCGGCGGGGCTGCTGGGCCACAGCGACGGCGACGTCGCGCTGCACGCGGTCACCGACGCCCTGCTCGGTGCGGCCGGGCTTGGCGATATCGGCACGCTCTTTCCCGACACCGACGCCCAGTGGAAGAACGCCGACAGCAAGGAGTTCATCTACGCCGTCCGCGAGCTGCTCGAAAAGAAGGGCTGGGAGGTCGTCAACGTGGACCTGACGATCCATACCGAGGCCCCGAAGCTCGGACCGCTCAAGGGCCAGATCCGCCGGTGCATCGCCGGCCTGCTGGGCATCGATTTCAGCGCGACCAACGTCAAGGCCAAGACCAACGAGGGCCTCGGCGAGATCGGCGCCGGCGACGCCATGGCCGCCACCGCCATCGCCCTGCTCCGCAAGAAACCCCGCCGAACGCTGTGA
- a CDS encoding AP2 domain-containing protein, which translates to MHDVPGSSRCARCCYCRDVAGALCCLRNPPVADPRTGRARWPRVRPTDTCGAFAENRDPQPEIDNHSGRDAASAPNHQSSIIPHQSPALPIHTDQYGPYCKIPLTQGHFAKVDPAYYPWLAQFRWHAKTGPHAVYAVRTVQHNGRSRRIFMHRMIMNTPDHLVCDHANHDGLDNRIANLRNCTTAQNNANRRPARGATSRYLGVAYDRRRNKWTAYIKKNGHQKNLGLFDVEEDAARAHDTAARQLHGPYAHLNFPNE; encoded by the coding sequence ATGCACGATGTGCCCGGTTCCAGCCGGTGCGCCCGCTGCTGTTACTGTCGCGACGTGGCGGGGGCCCTGTGTTGCCTGAGGAACCCGCCGGTGGCCGACCCCCGCACCGGACGGGCCCGCTGGCCCCGCGTCCGGCCGACCGACACCTGCGGAGCCTTCGCCGAGAACCGCGATCCGCAGCCCGAAATCGACAATCACTCCGGCCGCGACGCAGCCTCCGCACCCAATCATCAATCATCCATTATCCCTCATCAATCACCGGCCCTGCCGATCCACACCGACCAATACGGCCCGTACTGCAAGATCCCGCTGACCCAGGGCCATTTCGCCAAGGTCGATCCGGCGTACTACCCCTGGCTCGCCCAGTTCCGATGGCACGCCAAGACCGGCCCCCACGCCGTCTACGCCGTCCGCACCGTCCAGCACAACGGCCGGTCCCGACGCATCTTCATGCACCGCATGATTATGAACACCCCCGACCACCTCGTCTGCGACCACGCCAACCACGATGGCCTCGACAACCGCATCGCCAACCTGCGAAACTGCACCACCGCCCAGAACAACGCCAACCGCCGACCCGCCCGCGGCGCCACCAGCCGCTACCTCGGCGTCGCCTACGACCGCCGACGCAATAAATGGACCGCCTACATCAAGAAAAACGGCCACCAGAAGAACCTCGGCCTCTTCGACGTCGAAGAAGACGCCGCCCGAGCCCACGACACCGCCGCCCGCCAACTCCACGGCCCCTACGCCCACCTCAACTTCCCGAACGAATAG
- a CDS encoding HepT-like ribonuclease domain-containing protein — MSSPRRDCTGISAIESSNRPDRYERREAVSDSHRRVHRPRRVVCPGDDLVHDYLGVDLDKVWNVLQNDLPALKVAIDHLLNAK; from the coding sequence ATGTCGTCACCGAGGCGGGACTGCACTGGTATATCCGCGATCGAGTCATCCAACAGGCCAGACCGCTATGAAAGACGAGAAGCTGTATCTGATTCACATCGCCGAGTGCATCGGCCGCGTCGAGTCGTATGCCCAGGGGATGACCTCGTACACGACTACCTCGGCGTCGATCTGGACAAGGTCTGGAACGTCCTCCAAAACGACCTGCCCGCATTGAAGGTCGCGATAGACCATCTGTTGAACGCCAAGTAG
- the hisB gene encoding imidazoleglycerol-phosphate dehydratase HisB — MEPRTAQIHRKTNETDITCQLNLDGVGRYEIDTGVGFLDHMLTHVSKHSRIDLTVKATGDLHIDAHHTVEDVGICLGQCLLEALSEKKGIARYGHSSVPMEDALANIALDLSGRPFCVYSAEYRCEKIGDFDVECIEEMLRAFSNAGKFNLHVNVPYGTNGHHIAEAIFKGLGQALAAAVRIVGTEVPSTKGQL; from the coding sequence ATGGAACCACGGACTGCACAGATTCATCGCAAGACGAACGAGACCGACATCACGTGCCAGTTGAACCTGGACGGGGTGGGCCGGTATGAGATCGACACAGGCGTCGGCTTTCTCGACCACATGCTGACGCACGTCAGCAAGCACAGCCGGATCGACCTGACCGTCAAGGCCACCGGCGACCTGCACATCGACGCGCACCACACGGTCGAAGACGTCGGCATCTGCCTGGGCCAGTGCCTCCTGGAGGCGCTGAGCGAGAAGAAGGGCATCGCCCGCTACGGGCACAGTTCCGTTCCGATGGAAGATGCGCTGGCGAACATCGCACTGGACCTGTCGGGCCGGCCGTTCTGCGTCTACAGCGCCGAGTACCGTTGCGAAAAGATCGGCGATTTCGACGTCGAGTGCATCGAGGAGATGCTGCGGGCGTTCTCGAATGCGGGCAAGTTCAACCTGCACGTGAACGTCCCGTACGGCACGAACGGCCATCACATCGCCGAGGCGATTTTCAAGGGGCTGGGTCAGGCGCTGGCGGCGGCCGTGCGGATCGTCGGCACGGAGGTGCCCAGTACGAAGGGGCAACTGTGA
- a CDS encoding nucleotidyltransferase family protein, translating into MGIGEVIGDKREAILALAAKYGASNVRVFGSVAEGNADEASDVDFLVDMEPGRSLFDMGGLLMDLQDLLGRKVDVVTEAGLHWYIRDRVIQQARPL; encoded by the coding sequence ATGGGAATAGGGGAAGTCATCGGGGACAAGCGCGAGGCGATTTTGGCGCTGGCGGCCAAGTATGGGGCCTCGAACGTGCGGGTGTTCGGGTCGGTGGCTGAGGGCAACGCCGACGAAGCCAGCGACGTGGACTTTCTCGTGGACATGGAGCCGGGGCGGAGCCTGTTCGATATGGGCGGCCTGCTCATGGACCTCCAGGACCTGCTTGGCCGCAAGGTCGATGTCGTCACCGAGGCGGGACTGCACTGGTATATCCGCGATCGAGTCATCCAACAGGCCAGACCGCTATGA
- a CDS encoding nucleotidyltransferase family protein gives MGISEIIGDKREAILALAAKYGASNVRIFGSVAEGKADEASDVDFLVDMAPGRSLFDMGGLLMDLQDLLGRKVDVVTEAGLRNRIRQSVCDQAVRL, from the coding sequence ATGGGAATTTCGGAAATCATCGGGGATAAGCGCGAGGCGATTCTGGCGCTGGCGGCCAAGTATGGGGCGTCAAATGTGCGCATATTCGGATCGGTGGCCGAGGGCAAGGCGGACGAGGCCAGCGACGTGGACTTCCTCGTGGACATGGCGCCTGGACGAAGCCTGTTCGACATGGGCGGCCTGCTCATGGACCTCCAGGACCTGCTCGGGCGCAAGGTGGACGTCGTAACGGAGGCCGGACTGCGCAACCGCATCCGGCAGAGCGTCTGCGACCAGGCGGTGCGTCTATGA
- a CDS encoding DUF4145 domain-containing protein: MKPEYVLPELRLDAFNCPNCHVYCRQHWFYLCGAEQFDGYGAQFHDERFMVSDCERCHFPTIWLGASMIYPMHTGAEPPNPDLPRDIVADYDEARSILGQSPRGAAALLRLAIQKLCTHLGQSGENINEDIKALVAGGLPPTVQQALDSVRVIGNEAVHPGTIDLRDDRATANMLFRLVNFIATKMLSEPKEIANIYGSLPKDKLDAIVKRDAKK, encoded by the coding sequence ATGAAGCCTGAATACGTATTGCCAGAATTGCGGCTTGACGCATTCAACTGCCCGAACTGCCACGTCTATTGTCGGCAGCATTGGTTCTATCTGTGCGGCGCAGAGCAATTCGATGGCTATGGGGCGCAATTCCATGACGAACGATTTATGGTGAGCGATTGTGAACGCTGTCACTTTCCGACGATCTGGCTCGGTGCAAGCATGATATACCCCATGCACACAGGGGCTGAGCCACCCAATCCGGATCTCCCGCGCGACATTGTGGCAGATTACGACGAAGCGAGATCAATCTTGGGCCAATCGCCTAGAGGGGCAGCTGCCCTTTTGCGGTTAGCGATCCAGAAGCTCTGCACCCATCTCGGCCAATCCGGCGAGAATATCAATGAGGACATCAAAGCCCTTGTTGCCGGCGGACTCCCACCAACGGTGCAACAGGCATTGGACAGCGTTCGAGTCATCGGTAATGAGGCTGTGCATCCTGGTACGATCGATCTTCGAGACGACCGAGCGACAGCAAACATGCTATTTCGGTTGGTCAACTTCATTGCGACGAAGATGCTCAGCGAGCCCAAGGAGATCGCTAACATTTATGGATCACTACCGAAGGATAAGCTGGATGCAATTGTCAAACGCGACGCAAAGAAATAG
- a CDS encoding GDSL-type esterase/lipase family protein translates to MKRQALLVLLFVFCAATAADAKLVACVGDSITYGSGISDRLRDGYPAQLERMLKEFDPAWEVRNFGVSGATLLSKGDRPYIRESAYQSALASDPDIVIIKLGTNDSKPQNWAYASEYVSDYTAMIEAFRALPSGPVVWICKPVPAFYLNFSIRPEVIRDEILPMIDAISAQTGAPVIDLYTALQDYGDLFPDGIHPNAEGAGLMAETILPYLTGIRRAPDFNHDGVVNLLDFACLARHWLASEPSLDIAPAPDGDALIGYLDLLGLGMYWLKYPNLTAHWPLDETDGAIAADVLGRFDGTLHGEPQWQPAGGAIGGALDLDGIDDYVSAQTIVRPTDGPFTVFVWVKEGRPGQVILSQADDSGAGVTWIGTDAQSGAVVTRLTDGGRITVALASDQVVTDGQWHRIRFVWTGVRRYLYVDGRLVAADTHDLGSLRPSNAGFLLGAGDGLAPETFWSGLVDDVRFYDRAIQP, encoded by the coding sequence ATGAAACGCCAAGCCCTGCTGGTCCTTTTGTTCGTGTTCTGCGCTGCGACCGCGGCCGACGCCAAACTCGTTGCCTGCGTCGGCGACAGCATCACCTATGGATCGGGCATTTCCGATCGATTGCGGGATGGCTACCCGGCCCAGTTGGAGCGGATGCTCAAGGAGTTCGACCCGGCCTGGGAGGTCCGGAATTTCGGCGTCAGCGGCGCGACGCTGCTGAGCAAGGGCGACAGACCCTACATCCGTGAGAGCGCCTACCAGAGCGCCCTGGCGAGCGACCCCGACATCGTCATCATCAAGCTGGGCACCAACGACTCGAAGCCCCAGAACTGGGCGTATGCGAGCGAATATGTCTCCGACTACACTGCGATGATCGAGGCGTTCCGAGCCCTGCCGAGCGGGCCGGTGGTCTGGATCTGCAAGCCCGTGCCGGCCTTCTACCTGAACTTCAGCATTCGGCCCGAGGTGATCCGCGACGAGATCCTCCCGATGATCGACGCGATTTCCGCTCAGACGGGCGCGCCCGTGATCGATCTGTATACAGCACTCCAGGACTACGGCGACCTGTTCCCCGACGGCATCCACCCGAACGCCGAAGGGGCCGGACTCATGGCCGAGACCATCCTGCCCTATCTCACGGGCATCCGGCGAGCGCCCGACTTCAACCACGACGGCGTGGTGAACCTGCTCGACTTCGCCTGCCTGGCCCGCCACTGGCTTGCCTCGGAACCCTCGCTGGATATCGCCCCGGCACCGGATGGGGACGCTCTGATCGGTTACCTCGATCTGCTGGGACTGGGCATGTACTGGCTGAAGTATCCGAATCTCACCGCGCACTGGCCGCTCGATGAGACGGACGGCGCCATTGCCGCCGATGTGCTTGGGCGATTCGATGGGACCCTGCACGGCGAGCCTCAGTGGCAGCCGGCCGGCGGTGCGATCGGCGGGGCCCTCGACCTGGATGGCATCGACGACTATGTCAGCGCGCAAACGATCGTGCGCCCGACGGATGGTCCGTTTACCGTGTTCGTCTGGGTCAAAGAGGGCCGGCCGGGGCAGGTGATCCTGTCCCAGGCGGACGACTCCGGCGCCGGCGTCACGTGGATTGGAACGGACGCTCAGAGCGGCGCCGTCGTGACGCGCCTGACCGATGGCGGCCGCATCACCGTCGCCCTCGCGTCGGATCAGGTCGTCACGGACGGCCAATGGCATCGCATTCGGTTCGTCTGGACCGGCGTGAGACGATATCTCTACGTCGACGGCCGGCTGGTGGCGGCCGACACGCACGACCTCGGCAGCCTCAGGCCGTCAAACGCAGGTTTCCTCCTGGGCGCCGGCGACGGGCTTGCCCCCGAGACATTCTGGTCCGGCTTGGTTGACGACGTGCGCTTCTACGATCGCGCGATCCAGCCGTAG
- a CDS encoding nucleotidyltransferase, with protein sequence MNIHPDFEELLRLLEEHGVEYMIVGGYAVAYHGHPRFTKDIDVFFQRSEDNVGRLRQALLAFGFREEDLPCEAFTTVGNMLTFGVAPTRVDLINEIDGVTYEEARPHVVRGTYGGVEVAFIGFDDLIRNKNATPRAKDKGDVEELTQ encoded by the coding sequence ATGAATATCCATCCCGACTTCGAAGAACTGTTACGGTTACTCGAAGAGCACGGCGTTGAGTACATGATCGTGGGCGGCTACGCCGTAGCCTATCATGGGCATCCACGGTTTACAAAAGACATCGACGTGTTCTTCCAGCGGAGCGAGGATAACGTTGGCCGCCTTCGGCAGGCGCTCCTTGCATTCGGCTTCCGCGAAGAGGATTTGCCTTGCGAAGCGTTTACGACGGTGGGCAACATGCTGACGTTTGGCGTGGCCCCGACCCGGGTCGACCTGATCAACGAGATCGACGGCGTCACCTACGAAGAGGCGCGCCCGCATGTGGTTCGGGGTACCTATGGCGGCGTCGAGGTGGCCTTTATCGGTTTCGACGACCTCATCAGGAACAAGAACGCGACGCCGCGCGCGAAGGACAAAGGTGACGTCGAGGAACTGACACAGTAA